In Planctomycetota bacterium, the genomic window GTCCGTGACGGGCCGACAACTGGGGCGGGCGGGTGTTGTTACGGCACGAGGTCCAGGCACTGCTCGTAATAGTTGTACTGCGCGGCGACGGCGGGCTGGACATTGGTCACGGGGCGATAGCGGTCGACGTCCTGGCTGCTGATCCAGCGGACGGCTCCTTCGGCGAAGAGGCGGTTGTAGCCCAGGCCGCGGTGGGGCTTGTTGATGGTGCCGAGGATGATGCCGCCGCCGTTCCAGTTGTCCACACCGACGAAGTCGCTGTAGATGACGTTGTGGCTGAATTCGTCCATGCGCCAGTAATGCGTGCCGGTGCCGTACTTGAATTGAAGGGATCGTGCGGGGTAGGACGAGCGGAGGCGCGCGATGGAGTCTCCCTGGCCGTCGTTCCACGGATTGTCCGGCCCGTTGAAGGCGAGACTGTCGCGCTTGGGGTCGAGCGAGACGTCGAAGTACATGCCCGGGTCCTTGGAGTAGCGGAACAGATGGCCGAGGTTGACGGGATTGCGCTTGGTGGGGGTTGATGTGTCCCACATCCAATAGGTCACGAACGGGTTGGCTCCGCCGCCGTTGTAGGGGGGGATGTAGCCCTTGTATTCGACGCTGTAGGTGGTGACGCCGATGCCGATCTGGTGGAGGTTCGCGCCGCAGTGGACGATGCGGGCGGTGTCGCGCGCCTTGGTGAGCGAAGGGAGGAGAATCGCGATGAGCAGCGTGATGATGCTCACGACAACTAGCAGTTCGATCAAGGTAAAGGCATGTGCGTCACGAATGATCCATTTAGCGTCGGGGCTTGCCTCGCGCGTCGGGTGCATCGAGCCGCGCGGGGCAAGCCCCGCCGCTAAATGCGAATCGCGGAATGTGTGTTTCTTTTTCATTTGCGTCGGCGCATCGTCAAAAGGCCCATCATCGCCAGACCGGCCGGCAGAGCGGCGGGCGTGGGAATGACGTTAACGGAGACGTTGTCCACCAGGTACGGCGAGTCGGTCGTGCTGAAGTTCTGGAAGCGGACGTTGCCGATTTTGAAATTGGTTGTTGTGGGGTTGAACTGAAACAGCGAGAGCCCCGTCACGGTCTGATTGTTGAGCGTCACGTCGTAGTTGGAGCCGCTGGGGGCCATGTGGGCATGGACCACAAGCGTGTTGATGACGATGGACTCGGCGGCGGACCAGAGGTGGTCATCGCCGACATCGACGGTCGTGTTGGCGGTGAGCGACCCGAGGTTCACGAAGGCGGAGCCGTTGTAGGCCTGAAGCGCCTGATTGCCGTTGTCGAGCACGACCCGTAAGTTCATGCGGAGCGTGTTGTCGGGGGCACGGAGGGTCATGTTGAATGTGCGAGCGCCTTCGACCGTCGAGGCGAAGACGGCGAAGTCGGCCTTGATGACGACCTCGGCCTGTCCGGTGAAGCTCTGCGAGACGCCTGCGCCGGCGTTGGTGTCGTTGATGATCAATGACTTGGCGCCGGAGATGACGGACGTCGTCGTGATCGCGCCGGAATTGGGTTCCACCGTCCAGTTCGTCAGATTCGGGCTGCTTTCAAAATCGCCGTTTTGAATCAGACTGGCTTGCGCCGCGGCGGCGCCGAGGTTCAGAGCGATGATCAGGACAATTGCGTGAATGCGAATCATAAAACCCGGTCTCCGAAGTAGAAGTTTTCATCCTTTTCAGCGACGACGCCGACCGACGAGCATGCCCATCAATGCGAGCCCGGCCGGCAGTGCGGCGGGGGCGGGGAGGGCCGTGATGTGCACGGAATCGAGCGAGAAGCTTGTTACGTC contains:
- a CDS encoding DUF1559 domain-containing protein, with protein sequence MKKKHTFRDSHLAAGLAPRGSMHPTREASPDAKWIIRDAHAFTLIELLVVVSIITLLIAILLPSLTKARDTARIVHCGANLHQIGIGVTTYSVEYKGYIPPYNGGGANPFVTYWMWDTSTPTKRNPVNLGHLFRYSKDPGMYFDVSLDPKRDSLAFNGPDNPWNDGQGDSIARLRSSYPARSLQFKYGTGTHYWRMDEFSHNVIYSDFVGVDNWNGGGIILGTINKPHRGLGYNRLFAEGAVRWISSQDVDRYRPVTNVQPAVAAQYNYYEQCLDLVP